In a single window of the Nicotiana tomentosiformis chromosome 8, ASM39032v3, whole genome shotgun sequence genome:
- the LOC104085798 gene encoding phenolic glucoside malonyltransferase 1-like — protein MALVIEQCQVAPSPGSVAELTLPLTYFDFQWLNFHRMRRILFYKFPISKTTFVQTIIPSLTNSLSLTLKHYISLAGNVVCPLDLSGYPELRYLTGDSVSVIFSESYMDFDFLVGNHPRNAKEFYPFVPQLADAKHAPGVLLAPLLAIQVTLFPNHGISIGSTHHHVAGDGASFAGFTKAWASLNKFGGDEQFLAKEFIPYYDRSVIKDPHGLRMSYWDVMKNIKLEICDHIVIPPHKVRATFIITRDDIRKLKNLILSRRPNLTHVTSFTVTCAYVWTCLIKSEGATIGKEIDENEMEFFVCVADCRARFKPPIHPSYFGNCLMAYIARTRHADLVGKEGFTIAVELIGEPIQKRIKDEEWILNGKWFKEFSTVNAKRLLSVAGSPKLDLYAADFGWGRPEKLEFVSIDNGDGVSMSLSKSKDSDEDLEIGLSLPKARMNVFAAIFTHGLNVL, from the coding sequence ATGGCTTTAGTGATTGAGCAATGTCAAGTTGCACCATCTCCGGGCAGTGTAGCTGAACTCACACTCCCTCTTACATATTTTGATTTTCAATGGTTAAATTTCCATCGTATGCGGCGGATTCTGTTCTACAAGTTCCCTATTTCCAAAACCACATTCGTCCAAACCATTATTCCTAGTCTTACAAATTCGCTCTCCCTCACTCTCAAACACTATATATCCCTAGCAGGCAATGTTGTTTGTCCACTAGATTTGAGCGGTTACCCTGAGTTGCGTTATTTAACTGGGGATTCTGTATCTGTTATTTTTTCTGAGTCTTATATGGATTTTGATTTCCTTGTAGGAAATCATCCACGAAATGCGAAGGAATTTTATCCCTTTGTTCCTCAGTTGGCAGACGCTAAGCATGCACCCGGGGTACTATTAGCCCCGCTCTTGGCCATTCAAGTGACACTTTTTCCGAATCATGGCATATCCATTGGTTCAACTCACCATCATGTCGCTGGTGATGGTGCTAGCTTTGCAGGGTTCACAAAAGCATGGGCTTCGCTCAATAAATTCGGCGGAGATGAACAATTCTTAGCTAAAGAGTTCATTCCATATTATGATAGGTCCGTAATCAAAGACCCTCATGGACTAAGGATGTCTTATTGGGATGTCATGAAGAATATTAAGCTTGAGATATGTGATCACATTGTGATTCCTCCTCATAAGGTTCGAGCCACTTTTATTATAACACGTGATGACATCAGGAAGCTCAAGAATTTAATATTATCAAGGCGACCAAACCTAACTCATGTAACATCTTTTACAGTAACGTGTGCTTATGTATGGACTTGTTTAATAAAATCAGAGGGCGCTACAATAGGGAAAGAGATAGACGAAAATGAAATGGAATTCTTCGTATGTGTAGCAGATTGCAGAGCGCGATTCAAACCACCAATTCATCCATCTTATTTCGGTAATTGTCTAATGGCGTACATTGCAAGAACAAGACATGCTGACTTAGTTGGAAAGGAAGGTTTTACAATTGCTGTGGAATTAATTGGAGAACCCATTCAAAAAAGGATTAAGGATGAGGAATGGATCTTGAATGGTAAGTGGTTTAAAGAATTTAGCACCGTAAACGCGAAACGGTTGCTTTCAGTTGCTGGATCACCAAAGCTTGACTTATATGCTGCTGATTTTGGTTGGGGAAGGCCAGAAAAATTAGAGTTCGTTTCTATTGACAATGGTGATGGCGTATCGATGTCCCTCAGCAAGTCTAAAGACTCAGATGAAGATTTAGAGATTGGCTTGTCTTTGCCTAAAGCTCGAATGAATGTTTTTGCTGCTATTTTCACCCACGGGCTTAACGTTCTGTAG